The Cydia amplana chromosome 10, ilCydAmpl1.1, whole genome shotgun sequence DNA window acaaatgcaacctagtgtgcaaatttcaactttctagcttttgtagtttcggctctgcgttgatgaatcagtcagtcagtcagtcagtcagtcagtcagtcagtcaggacacttgcatttatatatatagatgtagTTTATTACGTCTGTACATGTAGCAATTGTCGGGTTAGGTATGGCTGCAACGTCATTGATaccgaagaaatgttggatgggTTTGAATTTGTGCCGTGTCCCACGGATACACATGCTGATGGCTCGGATTATTGAAATCATAATTTTGGATCTTAGCCAACCCATTACTACACTAAGGGATCTGTCCCAACGGTCAGCGATGGCTTCACCGAGATGTTTGATGAAGGTGGACATTTACGGAGCGAAGACTTTcaatgtttttgttgttgctcattctgttttttttttataagtttacatttttgataattaaacgtgattaaatattgtttattaattaggtatgtcttattcttattcctgcAGCCTGCAGTTTTCGCAATagaagaataaataataaataaaagaatagaTAATAGCTGTGTTTAATGACTTGTAGCTTGTGAAAATGTGATgagaataatttaaattaacaatACAATTTAAAACCAAGCTTCAAAATAATATTCACTGTTTATCGTACAGGGTTTTGTATAGAACTAATCGAGAAACTGGCGGAACAACTAAAGTTCAACTACACGTTCATTGAGCACGACAGCAACTACACCAAGATGTTGTTAGCCCTCAATCAACCAAATGTAAGTAAATCCATAGCAGCCTTTGTCAACCTCTGAAAGTAAGTTTCATCAACAGctaaagtttaaatattgccTTATCATAAAACTCACACTTTTGTGGCATTACTTCAATAACGTcaaagagctggaaagggtgtCTCGCACATTATGAAGTAGTTCTGGTTTTCAAAAGTGGAGGTTTGACAGTTCATTTACCACAAAACATACAGCGAATTCTAGGTCGGCTTTCAACCTCAGGGGCAGATTTCTTCTTAGTCGAATACTCTTGTTAGACTAGTCGTGGTCATTGAGGTCGCTGTATGTGTACGGCCTATTTTATTTGTTCCCGCCGTCTTCTCTATAATTCTTCGGTTATATCAACCTTTCACGTTACAGATGGACTTCGCCATTACTGATCTGACTATAACGGCAGAACGTGAACGGCAAGTGGACTTCACCACCCCGTTCATGAACCTGGGCATCAGCATAGTTTACAAGAAACCTAGAGCGCTGGACCCAAAGCTCTTCGCTTTCATGTTGCCCTTTTCCACAGGTGTGAGTACTTGAAAATAATGTTCCTGACTAAAATCTAAAATTTGATGTACACTTTAATTGCAGATATTCCTTTATAGGTATGCAAAATAGTCTTCGACATTTTTCTAATGTGGTAAACTTTGGAAATAATGTTCCTGACTAAAATCTAAAATTTGATGTACACTTTAATTGCAGATATTCCTTTATAGGTATGCAAAATAGTCTTCGACATTTTTCTAATGTGGTAAACTTTACTTTCGTCCGTCagtaagtatagtttgtagctttctagtagagctcgaaagcttatcctattgtctattgttcagtaaaaccgcacgtgctacttacctgcaaaaaagggtcctaattattctatttggcacctgagcgcgggctagtccaacgctcaaaaaaccagtgtaggtgcgctctccgataacgcgcctttgttacgcatctcgatgacacattttagactggttctgtagcgttcgactcgccggcactcagtaaccgaagtaccgatttattatgcaggtggttgtggcacgtggcacgagcggtttttcttaacaatagacaataggattagccttcggggtctattagaaagctacaaactatacaacaGATACAATTATAGAGTAAACAGTTATTGGTTctttaataaaacttttaaagTTTCATGCCGCAtatctaagaaaaaaaaaatagaaaaagcgAGAGACGAGAGAATCGGTACAAACGAGAGATCGAAGAGATACAGATCGAAGAACCCTATCCtaagtacaaaaaaaatgttctaGGTGTGGTTCTGTCTCGGCGTGGCATACGTCGGTACCTCGTTAGTGTTGTTCGTGGTGGGGAGGTTATGTCCCGATGAGTGGCAGAATCCATACCCTTGCGTCGAGGAACCACAGGCACTGGAAAACCAATTTACACTCGCCAACGCTCTGTGGTTCAACTTGGGCGCCGTATTGCTGCAGGGATCGGAAATTGCTCCAACGTaagatcatttattatttattatacatggTGCCTGGAAGGTAAAGGATTTTAACCACATTCATGAGCTCAAAAGAATTGGTCAAAAGTTCTATTAGGTATTTCGTTCAAGATTAGTTTAGGGTCATTCCCTGAGGATATGTCTCGCTCTTAATTGCCGTAGCAACTCTtatcatacattttgtatgggtcgcggcaattagaccgtagacatattttttgagaatgGCCTTAATgctttgttaatttaattatattgtaaTACTTGTAATACCATAACTTAAATTTAACGAgactgtaatagtacattactgtcgaggttcggaagtagctacttgcaggctgaggatgcgttttaaacggacgaccttgggagtccgtttaattgaatccgaagccagcaagtagccttccagccgagtcatatatagtgcttttctcaaaaatggtgcaagaaatagaaatattttacagaagcaacgttctaattttcacagaaaaaagtaaaaccattaaaaagatttgcttgccgccttaaaaaaaagaagtgtatttttctgctgaaaatacgccaacgtatttgagacacctaccttgaggtctacctagctttatttgacgttcataagcgcattgtaattatgcctacttgaataaactatcttttatcttatcttatcttatcacctaaatagtcgcggtaccaacattataataataagtgctgatcactGTTTGACTGTTTAATGGACTtattatgccttcatttgatatggccatataaagttttaaaaagtttggaactcgttaaataatggaatttgtatgcaacattgcagtcccgaaatcgaaactgcaatgtttttaactttttaattttgttaatgaccataaactacgcacttcgcgacctattttttaaccggcaacgtcgactttgccgtccatttttgagaaaagttattttatttatgagatATTAAAACTAAGGTTGAAATTGTGATTGTAACAGGGCGTACGGATCGCGCGCCGTGGCCAGCGCATGGTGGCTGTTTGCCTTGGTCATAACCAGCTACTACACGGCAAACCTCGCGACTCTGCTCGCCAGGAAGAACAACAACGAGGACTTCACTAACATTAATGAACTGGCTAACAACGACAAAGGCATCACGTACGGCGCCAAAAAGGATGGCGCTACATACAAGTTCTTTAATGTAAATATACAGTAgtatccgcttataatgacatcgaagggaagtgacgaacacgtcatactaagcggatgtcatataaagcataacactgatttaaactttcacgatttttacacattattaaattatacaacgggacttaatcgcgtatctaagttttaagatttacctccgacgtttcgaggacggcgttgtccccgtggtctcggagaagactggcttaagttgacatcagcatcgtctaaccctcgaaacgtcggaggtaaatcttaaaacttagatacgcgattaagtcccgttgtataatttaataatataaagcatagttatacaacttcttatttttgttaagttttccaaattaatctcaaattccTTTGTGAGAAATGAGTTGATGAGTTTattaagcggatgtcatataaagcatagttatacaacttcttatttttgttaagttttccaaattaatctcaaattcctttgtgagtgatgagttttattaaacttataacaaatatcaacttgtcactgaaaatcaaaactaaaatacctTACCCCCCCACGAAGCCACCAAACGTCCTTGTAGGGAAAGACGTAGTGACGGCCACGAAGACCAGCGAatgtgtcagtataaccggacataatttcatggaaataggatttttaggtcatagtaagcgatGTGTCActaagcgaagtcatcttatccgaatttgtcacaaagaattttataggaaaaccaaacttcgcacagtaattacgtcatagtaagcggtagGTCAGTATAAGccgagtcataataaacggattctactgtattgGTTTTGTGTTATTGTAAGCCAACTTAGCCAACCTACCGGTCTTTTCTCGATTATATTATAACCGAATCCGTAGCTTTTAAGAATAAATTTTCACATCTTAAGCGGtattcttattttaaaatttagttttgtttaTATAAAGTTTTGATATTCATGTGATACATACGATCGCGCTGATTTAATCTGAAGGTCGTGTCATGGTCGTATCGTAACAAAATCAGCACACCGCTCCTGTCTTAGTGTCCCATTTTCCTTCACTTTTTAATAAACCTACTTATATGTTTATCCTTTAATCCATTTCAGAATTCCCAAAACCCAATGTATAAGAAAATGTTCGAAAATATGGAAAAGTGGGAAATGCCCGATGATAATGGTAAAGGTATGGAAAGGTAcgtatcaatattagttacctatttatcactacatagtataaaacaaagtcgcttcccgctgtctgtctgtctgtatgcttagatctttaaaactacgcaacggattttgatgcggtttttttaatagatagagtgactcaagaggaaggtttatgtataatttgttaacccgtgcgaagccggggcgggtcgctagtatcttATAAGAAGAAATACAGGTAGGTTTTTATGTTCacaaaagactaaaaataattgttattaCGCGTTAGTAGTCCCTAGTCAATGCTGGAAGAAATCTTAAAAGGATAACCTCGCTTTTATACGAATGTTAATTACAAGTAGTTTTTAAAGCCTTTTGGTTTGATTTGAGTGGTGATTTCATGTCCTTAAACTCTGCTGTGGCCAAAAAAGAAGCGGAATTAAAGAATTAAGTGTATATGTTGATAAAGATGCGTTCCCAAATCCAATATgctattaaaaactaaacagtATGCCtactaactttttttatttgtgtatgcAGGGCGAAGGACGAAAAAAATCCATTTGCGTTTTTCATGGAGTCTACTTCTATAGAATATTACGTTGAAAGAGATTGCAATATCACTCAGGTACCTAATtttttatagtttcgccataaTTATTATGAGTAAAAGTTAAAGTGTTAAAGACGATTTGCATAATATTTTTGTCACTAGTGTTATTTTCTAAacaaaaccatagagaaatatagtaagacaagagtgctcactccatacatcagttcagactattaatttcagtgtcaacatctagcatcgagtagcggaactatcagtactgctacttgacaatagatgtagcaccgaccggaaagtcttatgctgttgagataagactttccggtcggtgctacatctattgtcaagtagcagtactgatagttccgctactcgatgctagatgctaatagtctttttggtactaaaactgatgtatggagtgagcactctatgtatttattttctctatgacaaaacgtaaaatttattaaaacaagTCACGAGCGCCAGTTTTAAGAACATCCTAACAcagtttaatacatttttaatatgcagaTTGGTGGCTCATTAGACAGCAAAGGATACGGCATTGCAATGAAAAAAGGTAAGGGACGAACTTATttcatttaagtatttgttgttttaattttaagcaAAGTGTTGCTACTTCGATATACTTAAcatatgaaatataataaataccgAATCAAGTCTGATGGtcaggtaccgtaaaatgtgccctTTGCTCCAAAATTACTCCTTAAtttgaaaattatatattttttttaattattatattgttgtaggtataggtatacatgGCGGGTTAAAGTAGACTGTTGAGTATGTATAGATTTATACTGGCAGGTTAGTtgttatgaatgtttatttaaaaaatgtttatttgaatTCTATGTCAGACCGTCTaccgtctagcatgagttgcattctcgcgcgcgagtccatccATGCTTGAAgccgcgcaagatgtatggagtcgagCGTGAGACCGCAACTTATGCTCTTATGCTAGCAggtcagagcccgtaccatgagtcattgacagtgtcaaaactgacataaacgctttcgagaacgtaatttactttctatacatctcgcttgcactaatatgcgagtacgagcgagatgcatagaaagtaaattacgttctcgatgacgtttatttCAGTGACAAACTGGTGGTATTGCTACAGGTGTCACTAATACTAATATAGACCATCACTAATACCATCTAATACAATGTTGTATTAAAATCCGCTCCACGATTGTTACACCATTTATGGTCCTAGCTAAATCGGTTGTtctatacttacgctatggaatgtctaatttagctagaaccctaaatggcgtaccaatcacggagcgtgactttAAATAATGTTGTGTTTTAAAGACTGTTGAAGCGCTACCACCAGCGTTACCAGGGGAGGAAATGACAGATATTACGACTGATTacggtacctaattaaaaactgaatcgtAATTCTGTCATATCACAGTCCGTTCTCGAAATTAACTGGCAATTTGACAGTGATTCTGAATTATCCGACACATACATACAATAGTGAGTTGTCGATAATAGTTAAAacttattgttttatgaaagtaATCGCCCTCATAAACTACCGACAAATATGATAACTTATGTctcaaaatattacataaaatagttttaaaaagcGTGTTCTTAAATATTTCCAGAATCTCCGTACCGACAAGCCCTTAATCTGGCGCTGCTAAAACTTCAAGAGTCAGGTGAACTGCGCGCCATGAAGCATAAATGGTGGATAGAGATGCATGGAGGCGGCGCATGTAATGTAGGTTCCTAATCTACTGATATTAAATATCATATTATGTCCTATTTTATGTAGTAAAGGTAGAAAGAAGCTTGCTTATACCGGTAAAATGGAAAGCAAAATTTCTTATAGTAACACAGGCTTTAGGTTAGTTCTcgttcatgtcgtctcggatatgggtgAATGTGGTATCGATGCTTTCAGCGTAatgtcctgaacacaaatatatgagatgacaggcgcgaaagtggtgggggtagctgctgtgacgtcataaagcCGCCAGTACAAACTtttagagtagtaaataaaattttacatctgacttaatgacatctggttttattcggtttaactttacaaaacgcgtatctcgacaaagcctcgacctaatgtagaaaattgtcaacaaacaaatgaattattagaatttaaatacgtcacgtgtgacatgaacagacaaggaaagcaagattaaatgttaTGTTTCTcgttcttctttcaatggaacacTTTTACAGATTCTGTTCCTAAAAGGAGGTCattggttaacactaaactcaaaacgctatcttaaaaaactTGATGAGTCAATGACctatcccagtaaagtgaggtatagtgtgcgtgaagtgcgtttgtgtgtgaaatggggtaaattgacagaatctgaagaTTTACCCATCGCTACCGTCGCCTTAAGTACAAAGGCAATCTTATCgttttaagggatctcttccagtaaaCGTTTGAGCAATGGAGGGAGAGTTGGGGACGGTAGTCATCCAGTTGCCCGGAAGAGATCTctttaattaattgtttttgaTATATCAAACAAATCAGTTCCTGACCAGCtgtcatggtcgcatttttatcacctgtcatgctatgcgtcactttcgctggtgacaaatgataaagagccggccatcttagccctactgctTTGCTTTGCTCATCTTAACTTTCAACTTACAGGACGATGAGGGGTTTGAGAGCGAGAAACTGAAGATAAAGAACTTTATAGGTCTATTCGCGGTACTAGGAGTGGGGTGCGTGCTCGGCATCATCATCTCGCTAGTAGACCTGATGCTCGCAGCTCGCAAAAAGGACCGGGACCCTGATGCATCGTACTGGAAACGGCTTGCAGACGAATTGCGCTTCGTCTTCAACTTCCAGCTGTCTGAGAAGCCAGTACAGGGACCGCTGTTGCCTCCACCGCCACCTGAGCCAGAACGTGCTGAAGAGGTTCAGGAAGAACATGCGCAGGTAACATCTTGCATGTTCTATATTTAGTTCTTTACCTGACAATGCAATGCAATGCAAGGGCTGCTTCCTGCTTCTGCTTTCAGCTAAAAGAAAGTTAAGAAAATGTCTGTTTTCTATTGACCATTTATAAGATGCTGTGTATACGTGTACAAGTACATCAACGATtaaatatcattaaaaatcagtgactaggtacatattatctcTGACTTGGGCACTATGACCTATAAAATTTAAACGTACTTATAAGCTACCTAATAGTTGCACTTGTTTTCGTATATACCCTAATTAGGGTAAACTACCAGTAGCCATTTAGCCCACTGCTACTTGAAAATAAGGTTGTAGGGGCTAATCATTGGAGGGGCcaatttattatgtattatgtttacCATATTACCGCTTCAACAATGCTGACGCTTTACATGGATGCAATGagctattaaattaatcacGTTTAGTTAACAAAAGTACTAATAAACCTCTTTTGCTAAACCGAGGCTAATTTGCAGGAAGTAGAAGAAGAGCGAGACAACGAATCACGCATGCGCTCCATGTCGTTCCAATCGAACGCTCCAAGGCGCCGGCGGTCTTCACTTCATAATGCGAGCGTGCGACTCGCGCGGCACGCGCACCGCGACTCGCAGCGTAGTCGAGCTAGCCGGAGACACAACGGAGACGTCTAGCTAAGGAGACAGTGGGAGACAAGATCTTTAATTGTTTTAGGATTGTAAAATAGTTACagttaaggcctgtgcacactggctgcgtgtgcgtagacgtgcacgtgcacgtgcgcgttgtaatatacagatccttatgagagacggcacaccgcttgcgtgacgtgtgcgtgcgcaGCTCCAACATTTtaccgcacgcgcacgtgcacgtctacgcacacacaGCCGGTGTGCACTGGCCTTTAGTTATTCTATAGTTTTAGTTCTATCAGTATATagtatgtaatttaaaaaaacgtagtGTAGGTACAAGGTTTTTAAAGAACCGCTTACCATGCGGGCAGTATGCTTGTTTGCTACCGATGTAGTATAAAAAAGTTAAAGCTAGCGGTCATCTCACACGCCATCTGCACCGCCATAGCCGGAGATATGTAGTCGAGTCGAGGGGGTATGAACAATTAGAATCTGCTTCACCTGGTATAACTGAGCAAACTAAAGAGACTATGACCCctattattctttttttttaggaCCGAGCGTTATGGGGTTATTGTTATGGTTTATTGTTTTAGTTACCAAACTTTTATGTATTTGTACGAGTAGGAGGAGTT harbors:
- the LOC134651624 gene encoding glutamate receptor ionotropic, kainate 2-like, giving the protein MILVCDCEVFKMCIIIRVYVWFLLLLLHRGDTATVKIGVVAPTPQDGYLLAAAAEAALAKLKDFMSETKKEETHILSEQEPVEEFKWEVTVASVEPNEPASMPDQVCAQVASGVSAIVAYGKPDEIELTAEAAARSGVPLLLVAPAALTVPPQTLQQWEAVHMYPHSSILMKMCATLCQAKGWLSAILLHDGAVGAQLVQGIADQGAQTEVLARRLPEEDDQDGLRNLLVILKKAEHTKFIVWCDEKCCDRVLAQAQKVGLLSERHAYILLALDLHTIDLEPYSHGDANITGLQLFDHTGEDVIMDKWHEKYISRFKDAINEEEMEKIDQIRNAAPTSLILTYDVVYEAAQRLRNFDIQLDSSEECQPYNYHIYADTLINHLRSAEWDGLAGQRHAGWLRVGELTRGGRLEFIGMWDVNEVKWDRRTTTVATRAPGVMTNQTFNILIAIIKPYVMMKDSTERLSDNDRYEGFCIELIEKLAEQLKFNYTFIEHDSNYTKMLLALNQPNMDFAITDLTITAERERQVDFTTPFMNLGISIVYKKPRALDPKLFAFMLPFSTGVWFCLGVAYVGTSLVLFVVGRLCPDEWQNPYPCVEEPQALENQFTLANALWFNLGAVLLQGSEIAPTAYGSRAVASAWWLFALVITSYYTANLATLLARKNNNEDFTNINELANNDKGITYGAKKDGATYKFFNNSQNPMYKKMFENMEKWEMPDDNGKGMERAKDEKNPFAFFMESTSIEYYVERDCNITQIGGSLDSKGYGIAMKKESPYRQALNLALLKLQESGELRAMKHKWWIEMHGGGACNDDEGFESEKLKIKNFIGLFAVLGVGCVLGIIISLVDLMLAARKKDRDPDASYWKRLADELRFVFNFQLSEKPVQGPLLPPPPPEPERAEEVQEEHAQEVEEERDNESRMRSMSFQSNAPRRRRSSLHNASVRLARHAHRDSQRSRASRRHNGDV